GCGGGACGCCGTAGAGCTCCAGCCGATGGTCAACCAGCCGGAAGCCGTGCTCGCGGGCGATGCGCTCCTGCAGCGCCTCGATCTCCGGCGAGCGGAATTCGATGACCGTGCCGGTCTTCAGGTCGATGAGATGGTCGTGGTGTTCTTCCGGCACCGTTTCGTAGCGCGAGCGCCCGTCGCGGAAGTCGTGGCGGGCGATGATGCCGGCATCTTCGAACAGCTTTACGGTGCGGTAGACGGTCGAGATCGAGATCTTCGCGTCGACCTTCACCGAGCGGCGGTAGAGTTCTTCGACGTCGGGATGGTCTTCCGAGTCTTCCAGGATGCGCGCGATCACGCGGCGCTGCTCGGTCATGCGCATGCCGCGTTCGGTGCAAAGCTCCTCAAGGGTCTTGGCTACATCAGTCATCGCCGGCCTATAGAGAATTCGTGTTTCGACAACGCCGCTGGGGCATTTGCGCCAGCCTGCATGTTGTCTCGCTGCCAGGGAACTACCGAAGAACGCGCTTCATGACAAGCGCCGTGGAGAGGGCGCCGTTTTCTTGTCTGTAGTAACCCTGACGTTCGCCGACCTTTTCGAAGCCGAGCTTGCGGTAAAGGCCAAGCGCTGCCGTATTGCCGTTGTCGACCTCGAGAAACATGCTCTCGCCGCCGCGCGACCGCGCTTCCCGCATCGCCGCCTGCATCAGTCGCCAGCCAAGTCCGGCACGGGCGACCTTCGCCTGCACGGCAATCGTCAGGATCTCCGCCTCGCCGGCGACATGGCGGGCGAGAATGAACCCCGGAAGCGGCTTTTTCAGGAAGGCATTGGTCTGGCGCGCGACGAAGCCGAAGACGGTATCCTGCATCAGCAGCCCGTGAAATTCACCGTCGCCCCAGGGCCGGGCGAACCGCTCGCCATGCAGGGCGGCAACA
The Rhizobium leguminosarum DNA segment above includes these coding regions:
- a CDS encoding Fur family transcriptional regulator — protein: MTDVAKTLEELCTERGMRMTEQRRVIARILEDSEDHPDVEELYRRSVKVDAKISISTVYRTVKLFEDAGIIARHDFRDGRSRYETVPEEHHDHLIDLKTGTVIEFRSPEIEALQERIAREHGFRLVDHRLELYGVPLKKEDL
- a CDS encoding GNAT family N-acetyltransferase — protein: MTMLESYLTLKPEFEIIAMEREDCRDVAALHGERFARPWGDGEFHGLLMQDTVFGFVARQTNAFLKKPLPGFILARHVAGEAEILTIAVQAKVARAGLGWRLMQAAMREARSRGGESMFLEVDNGNTAALGLYRKLGFEKVGERQGYYRQENGALSTALVMKRVLR